Below is a genomic region from Ziziphus jujuba cultivar Dongzao chromosome 7, ASM3175591v1.
TTTTACGCTACAGAAGTTGGTATAGAGCTCCTATTTAGATGATTGTGTTTTCTGCTGCTTTGTTAGGTGTTTGGTGTTCGTTTTCAGGTTAGGGTTTGTGTTATATTGCTAATCCTAGAGCAAAAATGCCACCGGAGGGCACGGCGGTCTCCGGCACTAACGATGGGGTCCAGGTCCAGTATTCGTTTGCTATGGAGTACAATGGCCCTCCAGTGGCCTACGATCTTCCTCGGGCCGTCCCCATCAACGTCGAGCGAATTCCGGTCGCCGCAGTGGTCGCTCAGGTCCCGTTAACCAATAGATTGTCGTTGCCGGTGGTCCAACCGGTATTAGCTCCGGCTTCTCTGAGCAAATCATTCTCCAAAGAGCTAAAACCGCTCGGTTGTCCTAAATCTACTGTTTCTCCAACTTCCGTGATCGCCTTCGATCGGACTCACGGCGATGCCGGAGATTGCGAATCTTCGAAAGAATTAGAAATAGATTTAGGCTCCGGAACCTCAGTTTCCCCGACATCCGTGATTGCTTTCGAAGAGAGAGCTTCGGAGAATCGCAGTGTCGGTTGCTTGTTGTCCGGCGAGCTGAGCAGCTCGGGTTTGTTAGAGTTTTCGAATGGGCATTTCGGGTCAGGCGAGCTATCGGACGTGGCTAACAGCTCGAGGGTATTAGGGTCATCTTCGATCAGCCACGACCACTCCCAGGAGTTGTTAGTTGGAGCTGGGAGCTCCGGCACAATAGAGTTTTCCGACAGTTTTGATAAATCACGTGGGAGTTCAAGTGCGTTGAGGGCTTCGACTGGCGGGAAAGACAGTTTAGACTTCAACGAACTGAACCAACTACCTGATTGGGCTTCAACTGAATCGGTTACGAGCTTGGACTACCCGTCGTCCCGAGTCTCTTCTGTAAAAGCCATCCACTGCAACAATGCACCCCGCTCTGACGTAAAACGTCAGCAAGTAGTGAAGTTTCGTGATATGGAGCCTGATGATGCTATTGGTGCAGGAAGAGATGAGCCCGAAAGTACCCACCATGCCAAGAGAGAAGCTCAACTGAAGGGAAAGAAAGGTTCTTGTTATCGATGCTTTAAGGGCAACCGATTCACCGAGAAGGAGATTTGCATTGTTTGCGATGCTAAGTATTGCAGTGGCTGTGTTCTTCGGGCTATGGGGTCGATGCCTGAAGGTCGGAAATGCGTTTCTTGCATAGGGAATGCCATTGATGAATCCAAACGCGGGAATTTGGGGAAGTGCTCTCGGATGCTTAAGCGGCTTTTGAATGAATTGGAGGTTCAGCAGATAATGAAAGCCGAGAAGTTTTGTGAAGCAAATCAGTTGCCGTCCCAATATATATCTGTGAATGGAGAACCTCTTAGTCATGAGGAACTTCTTGTGCTGCAAACTTGCCCTAACCCACCCAAGAAGTTAAAACCAGGAAACTACTGGTATGATAAAGTATCTGGTCTTTGGGGAAAGGTGAATATGGTTTTCTTTGGAAgcattttcctttcttctttgtGTTAGTTTCTGCGTATTTCATCATTatgaagtttttttcttttttgtctttcttGAATTTAACAGGAAGGTCAGAAGCCTTCGAAGGTAATTAGTCCCCATCTCAATGTTGGTGGTCCAATCAGCGCAGATGCTAGCAATGGTAACACCCAAGTTTTCATAAATGGTCGGGAAATTACGAAGGTGGAGCTTCGGATGTTGCAGGTGAAGTTAATTAATGCGCAAGATTGTTGAAGAAAtttgttagtgttttttttGTCTTATTTAGACTCTTTCTTCAAAATTGCAGTTGGCTGGTGTTCAATGTGCTGGTAATCCACACTTTTGGGTGAATGAGGATGGATCATACCAAGAAGAGGGACAAAAGAATACTAAAGGGTTTATCTGGGGAAAGGTACACTTGATCGAGTGataactttcttttgttttctggtTTGAAGAAATTTTACCCTATTCTATATTCatgtattttgaaattattgattaattctCAGGCTGGAACAAAACTTGTCTGTGCTGTCTTATCGCTGCCAGTCCCTTCTAAAGTGTCAAGTTCTTCTGAAGAACCAATGAGCAATCTGGTTAGCAGAGCTGTTCCTGACTACCTTGAGCATAGAACGCTTCAGAAGATTCTTTTAGTGGGATGTAATGGATCTGGAACAAGTACTATATTCAAGCAGGTAGTTGTTCTGTACAAACTTTATCTCCAAATTCATTGCGCTTGAAATTCTGATTATACGAAGATTTATATATCTGTTGTGAAAATGcaactttaaaattaatttctgcCACACCGCGTCAAATTTGAGGTAATCAATGTTTTGTATTAAAATATAGGTCcaagtttatgatttttggcAATGCACGTGtgtaatttattattagt
It encodes:
- the LOC107424746 gene encoding extra-large guanine nucleotide-binding protein 1, which gives rise to MPPEGTAVSGTNDGVQVQYSFAMEYNGPPVAYDLPRAVPINVERIPVAAVVAQVPLTNRLSLPVVQPVLAPASLSKSFSKELKPLGCPKSTVSPTSVIAFDRTHGDAGDCESSKELEIDLGSGTSVSPTSVIAFEERASENRSVGCLLSGELSSSGLLEFSNGHFGSGELSDVANSSRVLGSSSISHDHSQELLVGAGSSGTIEFSDSFDKSRGSSSALRASTGGKDSLDFNELNQLPDWASTESVTSLDYPSSRVSSVKAIHCNNAPRSDVKRQQVVKFRDMEPDDAIGAGRDEPESTHHAKREAQLKGKKGSCYRCFKGNRFTEKEICIVCDAKYCSGCVLRAMGSMPEGRKCVSCIGNAIDESKRGNLGKCSRMLKRLLNELEVQQIMKAEKFCEANQLPSQYISVNGEPLSHEELLVLQTCPNPPKKLKPGNYWYDKVSGLWGKEGQKPSKVISPHLNVGGPISADASNGNTQVFINGREITKVELRMLQLAGVQCAGNPHFWVNEDGSYQEEGQKNTKGFIWGKAGTKLVCAVLSLPVPSKVSSSSEEPMSNLVSRAVPDYLEHRTLQKILLVGCNGSGTSTIFKQAKILYKDIPFPEDERETIKQTIQSNVYGYLGILLEGRERFEDEILAETKKQQSSSGMDSIGNPGDDDAKNLYSIGPRLKSFSDWLLKTMVSGNLEAIFPAATREYAPLVEELWNDAAIQATYKRRSELEMLPSIASYFLEKAVDVLRVDYEPSDLDILYAEGVTSSNGLSCVDFSFPQPDSDEDIDPADRHDHLLRYQLIRVHARGLGENCKWLEMFEDIGMIIFCVALSDYDQVSTDGNGIFTNRILLARRFFESIVTHPTFDQMDFLLILNKFDLFEEKIERIPLTECDWFNDFHPVMSRHRPNTNSINSSPSLGQLACHYIGVKFKRLYSSLTGRKLFVSVVRGLEPKSVDASLKYGREILKWYEDKSDFGYSEYSMFSTEGSSSSH